Proteins from one Pseudomonas sp. KBS0710 genomic window:
- a CDS encoding VOC family protein, giving the protein MPSAAYVSPDEIRKDFSRAMSDMYRDEVPLYGALMELVAETNTRVLESHSGLATQLQRTGEMERLAMERHGAIRLGTAHELATIGRLFAVMGMQPVGYYDLTPAGVPVHSTAFRAVHEQALQASPFRVFTSLLRLELIENLELRAFAESALAKRSIFTPGALALIEQAERDGGLNAADAQAFIRQALETFRWHHTATVTGAQYQQLSDQHRLIADVVAFKGPHINHLTPRTLDIDQVQAAMPGKGITPKAVIEGPPRRQCPILLRQTSFKALDEPIAFTDAKGSHSARFGEIEQRGVALTPKGRALYDQLLNAARDELGAFPNEGNAARYVELMEQHFQAFPDNHAQMREQGLAYFRYFVTEQGLATRGQADSAQTLEALVAAGHVAVEPLVYEDFLPVSAAGIFQSNLGDAAQSHYTAHSNQAQFEQALGRGTIDELKLYAETQQRSIDECIQALRA; this is encoded by the coding sequence ATGCCCAGCGCCGCGTATGTCAGCCCCGACGAGATTCGCAAAGACTTTTCCAGGGCCATGTCCGACATGTACCGAGATGAAGTTCCGCTGTACGGCGCGCTGATGGAACTGGTAGCCGAGACCAACACGCGGGTTTTGGAGAGTCATTCGGGCCTGGCCACCCAGCTGCAGCGCACCGGTGAAATGGAGCGCCTGGCCATGGAACGCCACGGCGCCATCCGCCTGGGCACCGCCCATGAGCTAGCCACCATCGGCCGTCTGTTTGCGGTGATGGGCATGCAGCCGGTGGGCTACTACGACCTCACACCCGCCGGTGTACCGGTGCATTCCACCGCCTTTCGCGCCGTGCATGAACAGGCGCTGCAGGCCAGCCCGTTCCGCGTGTTCACGTCCTTGCTACGCCTGGAACTGATCGAAAACCTCGAGCTGCGCGCCTTCGCCGAAAGCGCTCTGGCCAAACGCTCGATTTTCACCCCTGGCGCCTTGGCACTGATCGAGCAAGCCGAACGCGACGGCGGCCTGAACGCGGCGGATGCCCAAGCGTTTATCCGCCAAGCCCTGGAGACCTTCCGCTGGCACCACACCGCCACCGTGACCGGCGCCCAGTACCAGCAACTGAGCGACCAGCATCGCCTGATTGCCGACGTGGTGGCGTTCAAAGGCCCGCACATCAATCATTTGACGCCACGCACCCTGGACATCGACCAGGTGCAGGCCGCGATGCCCGGCAAAGGCATCACGCCCAAAGCCGTGATCGAGGGCCCACCACGTCGCCAGTGCCCGATCCTGCTGCGCCAGACCAGCTTCAAGGCGCTCGACGAACCCATCGCGTTTACTGACGCAAAAGGCAGCCACAGCGCGCGTTTCGGCGAAATAGAACAACGCGGTGTGGCGTTAACGCCAAAGGGCCGCGCCCTGTACGACCAACTGCTGAACGCGGCGCGCGACGAACTGGGCGCTTTCCCGAATGAGGGCAACGCAGCACGTTATGTCGAATTGATGGAGCAACACTTCCAGGCCTTCCCCGATAACCACGCGCAGATGCGTGAACAGGGCCTGGCATACTTTCGCTACTTCGTCACCGAGCAAGGCTTGGCGACGCGCGGCCAGGCCGATTCAGCGCAGACGCTGGAGGCCTTGGTGGCGGCCGGGCACGTGGCGGTGGAGCCTTTGGTGTACGAGGATTTTCTGCCGGTGAGTGCGGCGGGGATTTTCCAGTCGAACCTGGGCGATGCCGCGCAAAGTCACTACACGGCCCATTCAAACCAGGCTCAATTCGAGCAGGCGCTGGGGCGTGGGACGATTGATGAGTTGAAGCTGTATGCCGAGACGCAGCAGCGCTCCATAGATGAATGCATCCAGGCGCTGCGTGCATGA
- the uvrA gene encoding excinuclease ABC subunit UvrA, giving the protein MTSQRNIPPITAQRPGFVRVRGAREHNLRNVDVDIPRDALVVFTGVSGSGKSSLAFSTVYAEAQRRYFESVAPYARRLIDQVGVPDVDSIEGLPPAVALQQQRGTPSARSSVGSVTTLSSLIRMLYSRAGSYPPGQAMLYAEDFSPNLPQGACPHCHGLGRVYEVTEALMVPDPSLTIRQRAVASWPLAWQGQNLRDILVTLGYDVDIPWRDLPKKQRDWILFTEETPTVPVYAGFTPQQTRDALKRKLEPSYQGTFSGARRYILHTFSHTQSALMKKRVSQFMQGSACPACEGKRLNKAALSVKFAGVDIGALSQLSLAQLAELLRPVAAGQDTMKLSVEKRLAAQRIAQDLLERVSTLTELGLGYLSLERSTPTLSSGELQRLRLATQLGSQLFGVIYVLDEPSAGLHPADGEALFTALERLKAAGNSLFVVEHDLETMRRADWLIDVGPAAGEHGGQVLYSGPPAGLADVQASQTREYLFAKRRACSTTRREPTGWLKLEGVTRNNLKDLSVDFPLGCFTAVTGISGSGKSSLVSQALLELVGTGLGRVLESDEEPSLEDDAPQSSGGRISSGLEQIRRLVQVDQKPIGRTPRSNLATYTGLFDNVRKLFAATPAARKRHFDAGQFSFNVAKGRCPHCEGEGFVSVELLFMPSVYAPCPTCHGARYNPETLAIKWQGLSIAQVLGLTVEQAVEVFAEQPGVLRSLLVLRDIGLGYLRLGQPATELSGGEAQRIKLATELQRNARGATLYVLDEPTTGLHPRDVDRLLSQLNHLVDAGHTVVVVEHEMRVVAQSDWVIDIGPGAGDLGGKVVARGTPQKVAKSKASRTAPFLARELV; this is encoded by the coding sequence ATGACCTCACAGCGCAACATCCCCCCGATCACTGCCCAGCGCCCAGGCTTTGTGCGTGTGCGCGGCGCCCGCGAACACAACCTGCGTAACGTCGATGTAGACATTCCCCGGGATGCCCTGGTGGTGTTTACCGGCGTGTCGGGTTCCGGCAAATCGTCCCTGGCATTTTCCACGGTGTATGCCGAGGCTCAGCGCCGCTATTTTGAATCGGTGGCGCCCTATGCGCGGCGCCTGATTGACCAGGTCGGCGTGCCCGATGTGGACTCCATCGAAGGCCTGCCACCGGCCGTTGCCCTGCAACAGCAGCGCGGCACGCCGAGTGCGCGCTCGTCGGTGGGCAGCGTCACCACCTTGTCGAGCTTGATCCGCATGCTGTACTCGCGCGCCGGCAGTTATCCGCCGGGGCAGGCGATGCTGTATGCCGAGGACTTCTCACCCAACCTGCCCCAGGGCGCCTGCCCGCACTGCCACGGTTTGGGCCGCGTGTATGAGGTGACCGAGGCGCTGATGGTGCCCGATCCGTCCTTGACCATTCGCCAGCGTGCGGTGGCGTCCTGGCCGTTGGCGTGGCAGGGGCAGAACCTGCGCGACATCCTCGTGACCCTGGGCTATGACGTGGACATCCCATGGCGCGACCTGCCGAAAAAGCAGCGCGACTGGATTCTGTTTACCGAAGAAACCCCCACCGTGCCGGTGTACGCAGGCTTCACCCCACAGCAGACCCGCGATGCGCTGAAACGCAAGCTGGAGCCGAGCTACCAGGGCACGTTCAGTGGTGCGCGGCGCTATATCCTGCACACCTTCAGCCACACCCAAAGCGCACTGATGAAAAAGCGTGTGTCGCAGTTCATGCAGGGCAGTGCCTGCCCGGCGTGTGAAGGCAAGCGCTTGAACAAGGCGGCGCTGTCGGTGAAATTTGCTGGGGTGGACATCGGCGCGTTGTCGCAGCTGTCGCTGGCGCAGTTGGCCGAGCTGCTGCGCCCGGTGGCGGCGGGGCAGGACACGATGAAACTGTCGGTGGAAAAACGCCTGGCCGCCCAGCGTATCGCCCAGGACTTGCTGGAGCGGGTCAGCACCCTCACCGAGCTGGGTCTGGGCTATCTGTCCCTGGAGCGCAGCACGCCGACCTTGTCGTCCGGGGAATTGCAGCGCCTGCGCCTGGCCACCCAATTGGGTTCGCAGCTGTTCGGCGTGATCTATGTGCTGGACGAGCCCTCGGCGGGCCTGCACCCGGCAGATGGCGAAGCATTGTTTACTGCACTTGAGCGTTTAAAAGCCGCCGGCAATTCGTTGTTTGTGGTGGAGCACGACCTGGAAACCATGCGCCGCGCCGACTGGCTGATCGACGTGGGCCCGGCTGCCGGTGAGCACGGCGGGCAAGTGCTGTACAGCGGCCCGCCCGCCGGGTTGGCGGATGTGCAGGCGTCGCAGACGCGCGAGTATCTGTTCGCCAAGCGCCGCGCTTGCAGCACGACGCGACGTGAGCCGACCGGTTGGCTGAAGCTTGAAGGCGTGACGCGTAATAATCTCAAGGACCTGAGCGTGGATTTCCCGCTGGGTTGCTTTACGGCGGTGACGGGTATTTCCGGTTCGGGCAAATCCAGCCTGGTCAGCCAGGCGCTGTTGGAACTGGTGGGCACGGGGCTGGGGCGTGTGCTGGAAAGCGACGAAGAACCGAGCCTTGAAGATGATGCTCCACAAAGCAGTGGCGGGCGGATCAGCAGTGGCCTGGAACAGATTCGACGTCTGGTGCAGGTGGACCAGAAGCCCATCGGCCGCACGCCGCGTTCCAACCTGGCGACCTACACCGGGCTGTTCGATAACGTGCGCAAATTGTTTGCGGCAACACCGGCGGCCAGGAAGCGTCATTTCGATGCCGGGCAGTTCTCTTTCAACGTCGCCAAAGGCCGTTGCCCCCATTGCGAAGGGGAAGGGTTTGTCAGTGTCGAGTTGCTGTTTATGCCCAGCGTGTATGCGCCGTGCCCGACGTGTCATGGGGCGCGTTATAACCCTGAGACGTTGGCGATCAAGTGGCAAGGCTTGAGCATTGCCCAAGTGCTGGGGTTGACGGTGGAACAGGCGGTCGAGGTGTTTGCCGAGCAGCCGGGGGTGTTGCGTTCGTTGTTGGTATTGCGCGATATCGGCCTGGGGTATTTGCGTCTGGGGCAGCCGGCGACTGAACTGTCCGGTGGTGAGGCGCAGCGGATCAAGTTGGCGACCGAGCTGCAACGCAATGCCCGGGGCGCCACCTTGTATGTGCTGGATGAGCCGACTACCGGTTTGCATCCACGGGATGTGGACCGTTTGCTTAGCCAGCTTAATCATCTGGTGGACGCGGGGCACACGGTGGTTGTGGTGGAGCATGAGATGCGGGTGGTGGCCCAGAGTGATTGGGTGATTGATATTGGGCCGGGGGCTGGGGATCTGGGCGGGAAGGTGGTGGCTCGTGGTACGCCGCAGAAGGTGGCCAAAAGCAAAGCCAGCCGTACCGCACCGTTTCTGGCGCGGGAGTTGGTCTAA
- the tkt gene encoding transketolase produces MTHAATAVDTQCINTIRTLAMDAVQKANSGHPGTPMGLAPVGYTLWSRFLRYHPEHPDWPNRDRFVLSVGHASMLLYSLLHLAGVVEIDSHGKRSGQPAISLDDIKQFRQMSSKTPGHPEYRMTTGVETTTGPLGQGCANSVGMAMAERWLGKRFNRDGQVLFDYNVYTLCGDGDMMEGISSEAASMAGHLKLDNLCWIYDNNTISIEGHTELAFSEDVIKRFQAYGWHTLHVTDANDLQALSAALETFQANTGAPTLIVVDSVIGYGSPHKHNTAAAHGEPLGDDEIRLTKAAYGWPQDSSFLVPDDTRTVLRDALLERSQPLYEAWQKNLAQLEQYEPERADELRRMRAGEMPEHWQDELPHFDTDAKGVASRAAGGEVLNAFAQQIPWLLGGSADLSPSTKTNLTFDGAGRFSADDYSGRNLHFGIREHAMGAIANGMALSYLRPYTSTFLVFSDYMKPPIRLAAIMELPVVFVFTHDSIGVGEDGPTHQPIEHLTQLRATPGLLTLRPGDANETLELWKVALAQTHRPSCVVLSRQALPTLDRTKYAAASGAAKGAYVLAGADKPEVLLLATGSEVSLAVAAYEQLKAQGIAAQVVSMPSWELFEDQDQAYRDSVLPPAVKARVVLEQAGPLGWDRYVGQTGAKVVMNSFGASAPLAKLQEKFGFTVENVVKQAKEQIRLAGR; encoded by the coding sequence ATGACTCACGCTGCCACTGCTGTCGACACCCAATGCATCAACACGATTCGCACCCTGGCCATGGATGCCGTGCAGAAGGCCAATTCCGGCCACCCCGGCACGCCCATGGGCCTGGCGCCGGTGGGCTACACGCTGTGGAGCCGCTTCCTGCGTTACCACCCCGAACACCCGGACTGGCCTAACCGCGACCGCTTTGTCTTGTCGGTGGGGCACGCCTCGATGTTGTTGTATTCGCTGCTGCACCTGGCCGGTGTGGTCGAGATTGATTCCCACGGCAAGCGCTCCGGCCAGCCGGCGATCAGCCTGGACGACATCAAGCAATTCCGGCAGATGAGCTCCAAGACGCCCGGCCACCCCGAATACCGCATGACCACCGGCGTGGAAACCACCACCGGCCCGCTGGGCCAGGGCTGCGCCAACAGCGTCGGCATGGCCATGGCCGAGCGCTGGCTGGGCAAACGCTTTAACCGCGACGGCCAGGTGCTGTTCGACTACAACGTCTACACCCTGTGCGGTGACGGCGACATGATGGAAGGCATCAGCAGCGAAGCGGCGTCGATGGCCGGGCACTTGAAGCTCGATAACCTGTGCTGGATCTACGACAACAACACCATCAGCATCGAAGGCCACACCGAGCTGGCGTTCAGCGAAGACGTGATCAAGCGCTTCCAGGCCTATGGCTGGCACACCTTGCACGTTACCGATGCCAACGACCTGCAAGCCCTGAGCGCAGCGTTGGAAACCTTCCAGGCCAACACCGGCGCGCCGACCCTGATTGTGGTCGACAGCGTGATCGGCTACGGCTCACCGCACAAACACAACACTGCCGCCGCCCATGGCGAGCCATTGGGCGATGATGAGATCCGCCTGACCAAGGCGGCCTATGGCTGGCCGCAGGATTCCAGTTTCCTGGTGCCCGACGACACCCGCACGGTGCTACGCGATGCGCTGCTTGAGCGCAGCCAACCGCTGTATGAAGCCTGGCAGAAAAATCTGGCGCAGCTGGAACAGTACGAACCGGAACGGGCCGATGAATTGCGCCGCATGCGCGCCGGCGAAATGCCGGAGCATTGGCAGGACGAATTGCCCCACTTCGACACCGACGCCAAGGGCGTGGCCAGCCGCGCCGCCGGCGGCGAGGTGCTGAATGCCTTCGCGCAACAAATCCCCTGGCTGCTGGGCGGCTCGGCGGACCTGTCGCCCTCGACCAAGACCAACCTCACCTTCGACGGCGCCGGGCGTTTCAGTGCCGATGACTACAGCGGGCGCAACCTGCACTTCGGCATCCGCGAACACGCCATGGGCGCGATTGCCAATGGCATGGCGCTGTCCTACCTGCGGCCGTACACCTCGACCTTCCTGGTGTTCAGCGACTACATGAAACCGCCGATCCGCCTGGCGGCAATCATGGAATTGCCGGTGGTGTTTGTGTTTACCCATGACTCCATCGGCGTCGGTGAAGACGGCCCGACTCACCAGCCCATCGAGCACCTGACGCAACTGCGCGCCACACCGGGGTTGCTGACCCTGCGCCCGGGCGACGCCAACGAAACGCTGGAACTGTGGAAGGTGGCCCTGGCGCAAACCCATCGGCCGAGCTGCGTGGTGTTATCGCGCCAGGCATTGCCGACCTTGGATCGCACAAAATATGCGGCGGCGTCCGGGGCGGCCAAAGGCGCTTATGTGCTGGCGGGTGCTGACAAGCCCGAAGTTCTGCTGTTGGCAACGGGCAGTGAAGTGAGCCTGGCGGTGGCGGCTTATGAGCAGTTGAAAGCTCAAGGCATTGCCGCTCAGGTGGTGTCGATGCCCAGCTGGGAATTGTTTGAAGACCAGGATCAGGCGTATCGCGACAGCGTCTTGCCACCCGCGGTAAAAGCCCGTGTGGTGCTGGAACAGGCAGGCCCCCTGGGTTGGGACCGCTATGTCGGGCAGACCGGCGCCAAGGTGGTGATGAACAGCTTTGGCGCATCAGCACCGTTGGCCAAGTTGCAGGAGAAGTTCGGGTTTACGGTGGAGAATGTGGTGAAGCAGGCCAAGGAGCAGATTCGCCTGGCTGGGCGTTGA
- a CDS encoding OprD family outer membrane porin, whose translation MKISTLALSITAALLAQQACADDFGLGSLGTGTGHSGFLEDSHAAVSSRTMYYSADNRSGTSNDLREAATLLRFDYKSGYTQGTLGVGFDVMAFGALRLDGGDGHAAGPGLAGNGNSFFPTKNNGTEPADSFGRAAGNVKFRISQTELHVGGGLAPVLPILVSNDSRVAPQTFDGGILTSNDIPNVTFTGGELNRAEGRASSNSTGLSVAGGTRDSDSFKFGGVDYKPFGSSDNAIAKNLTLQYYYADLQDFYKQNYFGLVHVLPLGNDQSFKTDLRYFDSTSDGRNGEAGYQFNNNGGYAKHAGEVDNKTYSAAFTYQLGGSSLMLGHIGVSDDGGFVWVNQGSIADPNAQGAGGSDFYLFTDAVVGQFSRAGEQVNFGQYSYDFKAFVPGLKASVAYLDGTGIKSKVAGGSDQKENETDFRLDYVVQQGPLKGFGTTFRTGTYKGHNTGTADQDQTRLIFNYTYAIF comes from the coding sequence ATGAAAATTTCTACACTGGCGTTATCCATCACCGCAGCGTTGCTCGCGCAACAAGCGTGCGCTGATGACTTCGGGCTCGGTTCGCTGGGCACGGGCACGGGGCACAGCGGTTTTCTTGAAGACAGCCATGCGGCTGTCAGCTCGCGGACCATGTACTACAGCGCGGACAACCGTTCGGGCACCAGCAACGATCTGCGCGAAGCCGCGACCTTGCTGCGTTTTGACTACAAATCCGGCTACACCCAAGGCACCCTTGGCGTCGGTTTTGACGTGATGGCGTTCGGCGCCTTGCGTCTGGACGGTGGCGACGGCCACGCCGCAGGCCCGGGCCTGGCGGGTAACGGCAACAGCTTTTTCCCGACCAAAAACAACGGCACTGAACCCGCCGACAGTTTCGGCCGCGCTGCGGGTAACGTGAAGTTCCGCATTTCCCAGACCGAGTTGCACGTCGGCGGCGGTTTGGCCCCGGTGTTGCCTATCCTGGTCTCCAACGACAGCCGTGTGGCGCCGCAGACCTTTGACGGCGGCATCCTGACCTCCAACGACATCCCCAACGTGACCTTCACCGGTGGTGAACTCAACCGTGCCGAAGGCCGTGCTTCCAGCAACTCCACAGGCTTGAGCGTTGCCGGCGGTACCCGCGACAGCGACAGCTTCAAGTTCGGCGGCGTGGACTACAAACCGTTTGGCTCCTCTGACAACGCCATCGCTAAAAACCTGACGTTGCAGTACTACTACGCCGACCTGCAAGACTTCTACAAACAGAACTACTTCGGCCTGGTTCACGTGCTGCCATTGGGCAACGACCAGTCGTTCAAGACTGACCTGCGCTACTTCGACAGCACCAGCGACGGTCGCAACGGCGAAGCCGGCTATCAGTTCAATAACAACGGCGGCTACGCCAAGCATGCCGGCGAAGTGGACAACAAAACCTACAGCGCCGCGTTCACCTACCAATTGGGCGGCAGCAGCCTGATGCTCGGTCACATCGGTGTGAGCGATGACGGCGGCTTCGTCTGGGTCAACCAGGGCAGCATCGCTGATCCAAACGCACAAGGCGCGGGCGGCAGCGACTTCTACCTGTTCACCGATGCCGTGGTTGGCCAGTTCTCCCGTGCGGGCGAGCAGGTCAATTTTGGCCAGTATTCCTATGACTTCAAGGCTTTTGTACCTGGCTTGAAAGCTTCCGTGGCGTACCTGGACGGCACGGGCATCAAGTCCAAAGTAGCCGGCGGCTCCGATCAGAAAGAAAACGAAACCGACTTCCGCCTCGACTACGTCGTGCAGCAAGGCCCGCTCAAAGGTTTTGGCACCACCTTCCGTACCGGTACCTACAAAGGGCACAACACCGGTACTGCGGACCAGGACCAAACGCGCCTGATCTTCAACTACACCTACGCGATCTTCTAA
- a CDS encoding DUF465 domain-containing protein, protein MPVKHDLYQDLGLSKEAVHERRKSDDRLNSLLEQYDAADKEVLAFESSGGADEELEKLKKKRLLVKDKVVEQLAPTTGR, encoded by the coding sequence ATGCCAGTGAAACACGACCTGTATCAGGATTTGGGTTTGAGCAAGGAAGCTGTTCACGAACGCAGGAAAAGCGATGACCGGTTGAATTCGCTGCTCGAACAATACGATGCCGCTGATAAAGAGGTGCTCGCGTTCGAGTCCTCAGGTGGGGCCGACGAGGAATTGGAGAAGTTGAAGAAGAAACGATTGTTGGTCAAAGACAAGGTTGTGGAGCAACTTGCTCCTACAACGGGACGGTAA